In Silene latifolia isolate original U9 population chromosome X, ASM4854445v1, whole genome shotgun sequence, the following proteins share a genomic window:
- the LOC141623238 gene encoding uncharacterized protein LOC141623238: MAKCFSFTTTRDTCYRFSFEHAGLKSTTVVLDECTTIHCWSPKKPNPKKPNLVLLHGLGANAMWQWDYFISPLTPKFNIYVPDLIFFGESHTTRPERSETFQAQSVMRAMEKLNVKKMSVAGISYGGFVAYSMAAQFAEAVEKVVIVCAGVCLEEKDMEDGMFKVNSVDEAADILLPQSSRKLRELLQLSFYKPIKLIPSCFLDDFIQVMCTEYREERKQLIAALHKDRKLANLPKINQTTLIIWGEHDQVFPVELAHRLKRYIGDSAQLVIVKKAGHALNIEKPKHLYKNMKAFLLNKPLPKSASSSNENSNSNSVK; the protein is encoded by the exons ATGGCAAAGTGTTTCAGTTTCACAACTACACGAGACACATGCTATCGATTTTCATTCGAACACGCAGGATTAAAATCAACAACAGTAGTATTAGATGAATGCACAACAATACATTGTTGGTCACCCAAAAAACCCAATCCAAAGAAACCAAATCTAGTCTTACTCCATGGCCTTGGTGCAAATGCAATGTGGCAATGGGACTATTTTATATCACCATTAACACCTAAATTCAACATCTATGTACCTGACCTAATATTCTTTGGTGAGTCCCACACAACCCGACCGGAACGGTCCGAAACATTTCAAGCACAAAGTGTTATGAGAGCAATGGAGAAGTTAAATGTTAAGAAAATGAGTGTAGCTGGTATAAGCTATGGTGGGTTTGTGGCTTATAGTATGGCTGCTCAATTCGCGGAGGCGGTGGAGAAGGTGGTGATTGTTTGTGCTGGTGTTTGCTTGGAGGAAAAAGATATGGAAGATGGGATGTTTAAGGTTAATAGTGTTGATGAAGCTGCTGATATTTTATTGCCTCAAAGTAGTAGGAAATTGAGGGAATTGTTGCAGCTTTCTTTTTATAAGCCTATCAAGCTTATTCCCTCTTGTTTTCTTGATGATTTTATTCAA GTAATGTGCACAGAATACAGAGAGGAGAGAAAGCAGTTGATAGCAGCCTTGCACAAGGACAGAAAACTGGCAAACCTTCCCAAGATTAATCAG ACGACATTGATTATCTGGGGAGAACATGATCAGGTTTTTCCAGTAGAGCTGGCTCACAGATTGAAAAG GTATATAGGTGACAGTGCACAGCTGGTGATCGTAAAGAAAGCAGGGCATGCACTTAACATAGAGAAGCCGAAACATCTCTACAAGAACATGAAGGCCTTCCTACTCAACAAACCTCTTCCAAAAAGTGCAAGTAGTAGCAACGAGAATAGCAACAGCAATAGCGTGAAGTAG